From one Triticum aestivum cultivar Chinese Spring chromosome 4B, IWGSC CS RefSeq v2.1, whole genome shotgun sequence genomic stretch:
- the LOC123094519 gene encoding pre-mRNA-processing protein 40A, with protein sequence MQPVRQPFQLVDQDMPEANMGMSEQMPHFPQLGHHMPHSGLVLPAPRAVLPGGYMPNMGAPMQPPFYTYQQMWVPVLVHPLGSTQHHTMSAWLPSVSSSDPSPLDWQEHFSHEGKKYYYNRRTKQSSWYKPAELMTPLERADATTAWNEYTTDEGRKYYHNRVTKKSQWTIPEELKIARELAEKASSQRPDQDAQTTAGAYVGSSYAASSTHDAVAVVSERIDQELRI encoded by the exons ATGCAACCTGTGCGGCAACCGTTTCAACTTGTTGATCAGGACATGCCAGAAGCTAACATGGGGATGTCAGAGCAGATGCCACATTTCCCACAACTTGGGCACCATATGCCTCACTCTGGCCTTGTTCTACCTGCACCACGAGCTGTGCTACCTGGTGGATATATGCCAAACATGGGTGCCCCTATGCAGCCTCCGTTTTATACT TATCAACAAATGTGGGTTCCTGTTCTAGTTCACCCCCTGGGTTCAACTCAGCATCACACCATGTCTGCTTGGTTGCCCTCA GTTAGCTCATCTGACCCTAGCCCTTTGGATTGGCAAGAGCACTTTTCACATGAAGGGAAAAA GTACTATTACAATAGGAGGACAAAGCAATCAAGTTGGTACAAACCTGCCGAGTTGATGACACCTTTGGAG AGGGCTGATGCGACTACTGCTTGGAATGAATATACTACGGATGAAGGACGGAA GTACTACCACAACAGAGTGACGAAGAAATCTCAATGGACTATTCCTGAGGAGCTGAAG ATTGCACGTGAACTAGCAGAGAAGGCGTCAAGCCAACGGCCTGATCAGGACGCTCAAACCACTGCTGGCGCCTATGTTGGATCCTCTTATGCTGCTTCAAGCACACACGATGCAGTGGCGGTCGTTtctgaaagaatagatcaagagtTGAGGATTTGA
- the LOC123091157 gene encoding 40S ribosomal protein S27, whose amino-acid sequence MVLQNDIDLLNPPAELEKLKHKKKRLVQSPNSFFMDVKCQGCFNITTVFSHSQTVVVCPGCQTVLCQPTGGKARLTEGCSFRRKGD is encoded by the exons ATGGTGCTGCAGAATGACATCGACCTGCTGAACCCGCCGGCGGAGCTCGAGAAGCTCAAGCACAAGAAGAAGCGCCTCGTCCAGTCCCCCAACTCCTTCTTCATG GACGTCAAGTGCCAAGGCTGCTTCAACAT CACTACGGTGTTCAGCCACTCCCAGACCGTCGTGGTGTGCCCAGGCTGCCAAACAGTTCTCTGCCAGCCAACGGGTGGTAAGGCCAGGCTCACTGAGGGTTGCTCCTTCCGCCGCAAGGGCGACTAA